A genomic segment from Acyrthosiphon pisum isolate AL4f chromosome A3, pea_aphid_22Mar2018_4r6ur, whole genome shotgun sequence encodes:
- the LOC100168246 gene encoding protein TAPT1 homolog gives MGKVEGSIKKSSNSGSLWDFISVEFKRGYSLENDEKEFSDRREKVYTFMKIPLEVERFMFYGFCQCADSFLFVYTFLPLRALVALKSLICSSLSKFKNKRKHKRLSAAETCDLLKMAVLITCSMMLLPWDTSMMYHVIKSQSVIKLYIFFNMLEVGDRLFSSFGQDILDALFWTATEPKTSRREHFGVLPHFIIAVFYVFLHSILVLCQATTLNVAINSSHKALLAIMMSNNFVELKGSVFKKFDKTNLFQLSCSDVRERFHLFILLLIVVVQTMKEYQWTSESFWELMLDCMYVMISEMLIDWTKHAFITRFNEINLSVYSDYVLSFAYDTAQSRHKKAFTDHSDLVARRMGFIPIPLGVVMIKVLTRCVSIDGRLASIILLIFTFTCLVTLKIVNLVYILGRACKLIDLHKTSLIKNHHIINGISCQDMATSPMRPPIRKKQSWSDNKENKPSPLIEVPPLGPTPMFANSNVDIKEACLNTQILEDIMESDLTHSESDLNLSMIRDADTMSTKSA, from the exons ATGGGCAAAGTCGAGGGCTCCATCAAGAAATCGAGCAATTCTG gttccTTGTGGGATTTTATCAGTGTAGAATTTAAGCGTGGCTATTCTCTAGAAAATGACGAAAAAGAATTTTCAGACAGGAGAGAAAAAGTGTATACTTTTATGAAAATACCCTTAGAAGTAGAACGATTCATGTTCTATGGATTTTGTCAG TGTGCAGATTCATTCCTATTTGTCTATACATTCCTACCATTACGGGCGTTAGTAGCATTAAAATCATTGATTTGTAGCTCCTTATCGAAATTTAA aaacaaacGTAAACACAAACGATTATCTGCAGCAGAGACATGTGACTTATTAAAGATGGCTGTACTAATAACATGTTCGATGATGTTATTGCCATGGGATACGTCAATGATGTATCATGTAATTAAAAGCCAATcggttattaaattgtatatattttttaatatgttagaG GTCGGAGACAGGTTATTTTCGTCATTTGGTCAAGACATTTTAGATGCATTATTTTGGACTGCTACTGAACCAAAGACTAGCCGACGTGAACACTTTGGAGTTTtaccacattttattattgctgTGTTCTATGTCT TTTTACACAGTATACTTGTATTATGCCAAGCTACCACATTGAATGTCGCCATTAATTCTAGTCACAAGGCATTACTAGCAATCATGATGTCCAATAAT TTTGTAGAGTTGAAAGGAAGTGTATTCAAAAAGTTTGACAAAACAAACTTGTTCCAATTATCGTGCAGTGATGTTCGTGAACGGTTTCATctgttcatattattactaatagttGTAGTGCAGACAATGAAAGAATACCAATGGACTAGtg aaTCATTTTGGGAGTTAATGCTTGACTGCATGTATGTCATGATATCGGAAATGTTAATTGATTGGACAAAACATGCATTCATTACTAGATTCAATGAAATAAACTTGTCAGTGTACAGTGACTATGTATTGAGCTTTGCTTATGACACTGCACAGTCACGTCATAAAAAG GCGTTTACTGATCACTCGGATTTAGTTGCAAGGCGAATGGGCTTCATTCCAATTCCACTAGGCGTAGTTATGATAAAGGTTCTAACTAGATGTGTGTCTATTGATGGAAGACTAGCTTCCATAATTCtactaatttttacatttacatgTCTAGTCACATTGAAAATTGTTAATCTAGTCTATATACTAGGAAGAGCTTGCAAGTTGATAGACCTCCACAAAACG tctttaataaaaaatcatcacATTATAAATGGTATAAGCTGTCAAGATATGGCGACTAGTCCAATGAGACCACCAATCCGTAAAAAGCAGTCTTGGAGTGACAACAAAGAAAATAAACCTTCGCCACTGATTGAAGTGCCGCCTTTGGGGCCTACACCAATGTTTGCTAATAGCAAT gtTGATATAAAGGAGGCATGCcttaatacacaaatattagAAGACATTATGGAATCCGATTTGACGCATAGTGAATCTGATTTAAACTTATCTATGATTCGCGATGCTGATACAATGAGTACAAAATCAGCTTGA